A window of Solanum stenotomum isolate F172 chromosome 3, ASM1918654v1, whole genome shotgun sequence contains these coding sequences:
- the LOC125858812 gene encoding uncharacterized protein LOC125858812: MTTKPDHNHPLFLSSYDVAGAVQIGIQLTGMENYTLWSRAMRLNLLTRNKLGFIDGLVQRDDFKEAFEKQDWDRCNAMVISWILSNVSKDLVSGILFCSSAHLVWTDLKERFDKYDYYSTSCLWYDSITPPPACGCAKSKDYTDSLLRQKLLKFLMGLNDNYSQARSHILMMNPTPSVNQCYAMIIQDESQRVLSGEHSTSGSQSNGIEYSGGSGGPANSSGDSGGTREKSSIVL, from the exons ATGACGACGAAACCAGATCACAATCATCCTCTGTTTTTGTCTTCTTATGATGTAGCTGGTGCTGTTCAGATTGGAATTCAGCTCACAGGGATGGAGAATTATACTCTTTGGAGTAGAGCAATGCGTCTGAATCTATTGACTCGAAACAAGTTAGGATTCATTGATGGACTTGTTCAACGTGATGATTTCAAGGAAGCTTTTGAAAAACAGGACTGGGATCGTTGCAATGCAATGGTGATTTCGTGGATTCTGAGCAATGTAAGTAAGGATTTAGTCAGTGGAATTCTTTTTTGTTCAAGTGCTCATCTAGTTTGGACTGACTTGAAGGAACGATTTGACAAA TATGACTATTACTCCACCTCCTGCTTGTGGTATGACTCTATTACTCCACCTCCTGCTTGTGGTTGTGCTAAATCGAAAGATTATACTGATAGCTTGTTGAGGCAaaagttgttgaagtttctaATGGGATTGAATGACAATTACAGTCAGGCACGTAGTCATATTTTGATGATGAATCCCACTCCGAGTGTGAATCAATGTTATGCAATGATTATACAAGATGAGAGTCAAAGAGTGTTGTCTGGTGAACACTCTACTAGTG GTTCTCAATCGAATGGAATAGAATACTCAGGAGGCTCAGGAGGTCCTGCCAACTCAAGTGGTGATTCAGGTGGGACTCGTGAGAAATCCTCCATTGTATTGTGA
- the LOC125858813 gene encoding uncharacterized protein LOC125858813 produces MKGHTKDNCYKLIGYPADFKGKKKVTAASVMSTTPPQHNAITQDQYNQILKLLNKPVLSDSAANSQAYNANSTGIFASIVSHSILPTKHEHWIVDSGATDHMVGNELLLNTSLTVPNSGKVQLPNDDSVIVTQSGNCQLEGGDDLFTGKVKGIGNEHNGLYTMRSPIANEGSSFKALAVADCREEWTICHQRLGHVPMAVIRKLIFGKKVKMFRSDNGGEFFNTQCKELFNSRGIIHQKFCSYTPQQNGVVERRHMHILETARAIRFQGHLPIRFWGECILVAVFIVNRVPSTVLGNKYPYCMIYKKQVDLCYMRTIGCLCYATNLIKGDKFGTRAIKSAMLGYSSTQKGYKLYDLGAKSINGTHLSFSN; encoded by the exons ATGAAAGGCCACACTAAGGATAATTGCTACAAGTTAATAGGATATCCAGCTGATTTCAAAGGGAAGAAGAAAGTCACTGCAGCTTCTGTTATGTCAACAACACCTCCACAACACAATGCTATTACACAGGATCAGTATAACCAAATCCTTAAGCTGCTGAACAAGCCAGTACTATCTGATTCCGCTGCTAATTCTCAGGCTTACAATGCTAATTCAACAGGTATTTTTGCTAGTATTGTTTCACATTCTATTTTACCTACCAAACATGAACATTGGATAGTAGATAGTGGTGCTACTGATCATATGGTAGGGAATGAATTATTGTTGAACACTAGTCTGACAGTTCCTAATTCAGGCAAAGTCCAACTTCCTAACGATGATTCTGTTATAGTCACACAGTCTGGAAATTGTCAATTAGAAGGAGGTGAT GACCTCTTCACTGGGAAGGTGAAGGGGATTGGTAATGAACACAATGGCCTTTACACAATGAGATCACCAATAGCGAATGAAGGCAGTAGTTTTAAAGCTTTGGCTGTGGCAGATTGCAGAGAAGAATGGACTATTTGTCATCAAAGATTGGGACATGTGCCTATGGCTGTCATTAGAAAGCTAATT TTTGGCAAGAAAGTAAAAATGTTCAGGTCTGATAATGGAGGTGAATTTTTCAATACACAGTGCAAGGAATTGTTTAATAGTCGTGGCATAATTCATCAAAAATTTTGTTCCTacactccacaacaaaatggggTTGTGGAGAGAAGGCACATGCATATACTTGAAACTGCTAGGGCTATCAGATTTCAAGGACATTTGCCTATTAGGTTCTGGGGTGAATGTATTCTGGTTGCTGTGTTCATAGTCAATAGAGTTCCTTCTACTGTTCTAGGGAACAAATATCCTTATTGCATGATATACAAGAAGCAAGTTGATCTTTGTTACATGAGGACTATTGGTTGCTTGTGTTATGCAACCAACTTGATTAAGGGTGACAAGTTTGGAACTAGAGCCATTAAGTCAGCCATGTTGGGTTATAGTAGCACCCAGAAAGGTTATAAGCTATATGACTTGGGGGCTAAATCTATCAATGGAACACATCTTTCCTTTTCAAACTAA